In Sphingobium amiense, a genomic segment contains:
- the pdxR gene encoding MocR-like pyridoxine biosynthesis transcription factor PdxR encodes MFKHSQLESVKAWVAHPAHAAMPLHARIQRAIRQLIVDGALGPGKPLPASRALAKSLGVSRDTIEAAYAQLHAEGFIDRRVGSGSFVAEMTEFTPGRRLSQRDTLLRNQAPNLSKRGAAMFRSGGVREMLSPRPFAHGVPETRTFPLQLWERLERQVRKEVGVQTLLHGDPQGTEPLRRAIADYVNLERGARATADRVLVLTSSQQAMSLCANMLLDPGDRIFIEDPAYYGARKAFDAAGLECVPIRVDRQGLVIEQIMAEPGRAKAVFLTPSHQFPTGVTLALDRRLALIEWAARHQAWIIEDDYDSEFHYAGKPTACVQGLDPHDRTIYIGTFTKSLFPGLRIGYVVLPPQLVKPMTVARTLLDGHTAPMAQLTLARFMEGGHFGAHVRTMRGVYAERLDVLAGLASKHLSDFVEPRVPIGGLQMPCVLTGDLSERAAVDAARRVGIELLGLSALHAAGDAKAGFLMGFAAYTPLEIEVAVKKLANALRAVTKP; translated from the coding sequence TTGTTCAAGCACTCCCAACTCGAATCCGTGAAGGCATGGGTTGCCCATCCGGCCCATGCGGCGATGCCGCTTCACGCACGGATTCAGCGGGCGATCCGCCAACTGATCGTCGACGGCGCACTCGGGCCGGGCAAGCCGCTGCCCGCCTCACGCGCGCTCGCCAAATCGCTGGGGGTCTCGCGCGATACGATCGAAGCGGCTTATGCCCAGCTTCACGCGGAAGGCTTTATCGACCGGAGGGTCGGAAGCGGCAGCTTCGTCGCGGAGATGACAGAGTTCACGCCCGGTCGCCGTCTGTCCCAGCGGGACACGCTCTTGCGCAACCAGGCTCCCAATCTCAGCAAGCGCGGAGCGGCCATGTTTCGCAGCGGCGGCGTTCGCGAGATGCTTTCGCCGCGGCCGTTCGCCCATGGCGTGCCGGAAACGCGCACCTTTCCGCTTCAGCTCTGGGAACGTCTGGAGCGGCAGGTTCGCAAAGAGGTTGGCGTCCAGACTCTGCTTCACGGCGATCCGCAGGGGACCGAGCCGCTTCGCCGCGCCATCGCCGACTATGTGAATCTCGAACGCGGCGCGCGCGCCACGGCTGACCGGGTACTTGTGCTGACCAGTTCGCAGCAGGCCATGTCGCTCTGTGCGAACATGCTGCTCGATCCCGGCGATCGGATCTTCATCGAAGACCCGGCCTATTACGGTGCACGCAAAGCGTTCGATGCGGCGGGGCTGGAATGCGTTCCGATCCGCGTCGACCGGCAGGGGCTCGTCATCGAGCAGATCATGGCTGAGCCGGGCCGGGCCAAGGCAGTCTTCCTGACGCCGTCCCACCAGTTCCCGACCGGCGTGACGCTGGCGCTGGACCGCCGCCTGGCGCTGATCGAATGGGCCGCGCGACATCAGGCGTGGATCATCGAAGACGACTATGACAGCGAGTTCCATTACGCCGGCAAGCCGACGGCCTGTGTGCAAGGTCTCGATCCACACGACCGGACCATCTACATCGGCACCTTCACCAAATCGCTCTTTCCGGGCTTGCGGATTGGCTATGTCGTGTTGCCGCCCCAGCTCGTGAAGCCGATGACCGTCGCGCGCACGTTGCTGGACGGCCATACGGCCCCCATGGCGCAACTGACGCTGGCCCGCTTCATGGAAGGCGGACATTTCGGCGCGCATGTTCGTACAATGCGCGGCGTCTATGCCGAACGGCTCGACGTGCTGGCTGGTCTCGCCAGCAAGCATCTGTCGGATTTTGTCGAGCCGCGTGTTCCCATAGGCGGGCTGCAAATGCCCTGCGTGTTGACCGGCGATCTCTCGGAGCGCGCGGCCGTCGACGCGGCGCGACGGGTTGGGATCGAGCTTCTTGGGCTATCGGCGCTGCATGCTGCCGGCGATGCGAAGGCCGGCTTCCTGATGGGCTTTGCCGCCTACACACCTCTCGAAATCGAGGTGGCGGTCAAGAAGCTGGCGAACGCGCTTCGGGCGGTGACGAAGCCGTAG
- a CDS encoding glutamine amidotransferase, with amino-acid sequence MHKTAVAIRHVHFEDLGIFDAVLSDAGYAVRYHDLDADPFATLDPLEPDLLIVLGGPVGVYETEAYPYLAEECAILATRLAAARPTLGICLGAQQIAKALGADVGPMGHKEIGFGPLRLNDAGRVGPLRHLEGIPVLHWHGDAFQIPDTAENLASTPLCATQGFSLGHHVLALQFHPEVDVTAGIERWLTGHAAELAGAGIDPRVLRTHAAQVGPELREAGQKMLAEWLQGVV; translated from the coding sequence ATGCACAAAACAGCGGTGGCTATCCGGCACGTCCATTTTGAAGACCTTGGCATCTTCGATGCGGTGCTGTCGGACGCCGGCTACGCTGTCCGCTATCACGATCTCGATGCGGACCCTTTCGCGACGCTCGATCCGCTGGAACCGGATTTGCTGATTGTCCTCGGCGGTCCTGTCGGAGTCTATGAAACCGAGGCCTATCCGTACCTCGCCGAAGAGTGCGCCATTCTGGCGACAAGACTGGCCGCTGCTCGCCCGACGCTCGGCATCTGCCTCGGAGCGCAACAAATCGCCAAGGCGCTCGGCGCCGATGTCGGACCTATGGGGCACAAGGAAATCGGATTTGGTCCACTCAGACTGAATGATGCTGGACGGGTTGGGCCGCTTCGGCATCTGGAAGGCATTCCCGTCCTGCATTGGCACGGGGATGCCTTCCAAATTCCCGACACGGCGGAGAATCTGGCGTCGACACCGCTCTGCGCTACCCAGGGGTTTTCGCTTGGCCACCATGTGCTGGCTCTGCAATTCCATCCGGAGGTTGATGTGACCGCCGGTATCGAGCGATGGCTGACGGGTCATGCAGCCGAGTTAGCCGGGGCCGGTATCGACCCGCGCGTGCTGCGCACCCACGCAGCGCAGGTCGGACCGGAACTGCGCGAGGCCGGGCAAAAGATGCTGGCGGAATGGCTTCAGGGCGTGGTCTGA
- a CDS encoding YggS family pyridoxal phosphate-dependent enzyme — MNTPSTIELLPEEIARFSSDPAIAFAANLKRVQERIAAACHRSGRSLDDVRLLPVTKTVPAHVLRLAYAAGIADFGENKLQEARDKRAILGDLPIRWSIIGHLQTNKVKYLVRFASEFHALDSLRLADELNRRLEAEGRDLDVFVQVNTSGEASKYGLHPDDLIPFVQRLSEYPRLKPRGLMTLAIFSADTERVRTCFRFLRDLRDRAVSIHSDLTELSMGMSGDFEVAIEEGANVVRVGQAIFGARPTSDGFYWPGLMLDSDASGSGSNT; from the coding sequence ATGAACACGCCTTCGACTATTGAGCTTCTGCCGGAAGAGATCGCCCGCTTCAGCAGCGATCCCGCCATTGCCTTTGCCGCAAACCTGAAAAGAGTTCAGGAGCGCATCGCAGCCGCCTGCCATCGGAGCGGGCGTAGCCTTGATGATGTACGCCTTCTGCCCGTCACCAAAACGGTTCCGGCCCATGTCCTGCGGCTCGCATACGCCGCCGGGATCGCCGACTTCGGGGAAAACAAGCTCCAGGAGGCCCGCGACAAGCGGGCCATCCTCGGCGATCTGCCGATCCGCTGGAGCATCATCGGCCACCTCCAGACGAACAAGGTGAAGTATCTGGTTCGATTTGCCTCCGAGTTCCATGCGCTCGACAGCTTGCGATTGGCCGATGAACTGAATCGTCGCCTGGAAGCGGAGGGACGTGACCTCGACGTGTTCGTGCAGGTCAATACCTCGGGCGAGGCCAGCAAGTACGGCCTACATCCCGACGATCTCATTCCCTTTGTCCAACGCCTGTCCGAATATCCCCGGCTGAAGCCGCGCGGTCTCATGACGCTGGCGATCTTCAGCGCCGATACCGAGCGCGTGCGGACTTGCTTCCGTTTTCTGCGCGATCTGCGCGACCGTGCCGTCTCTATCCACTCTGACCTGACGGAGCTTTCCATGGGCATGTCGGGTGATTTCGAGGTCGCCATTGAGGAAGGCGCCAACGTCGTGCGGGTCGGACAAGCCATCTTTGGCGCACGCCCGACCAGCGATGGGTTTTACTGGCCGGGGCTTATGCTGGACTCCGATGCGTCGGGCTCCGGCAGCAACACATGA
- the glyA gene encoding serine hydroxymethyltransferase, with product MATSRAPHAVQKIENAGVSAAGLSLADDAVAVAIANEKIRQRESIELIASENFVSQAVLDAQGSVLTNKYAEGYPHRRYYGGCVNVDVVEDLAIARVNQLFGSAHANVQPHSGSQANQAVFLALLTPGDTILGLDLKAGGHLTHGAPVNMSGRWFNVVSYGVDPETHRIDMDQVAALAHQHRPKLLIAGGSAYPRVMDFARFRQIADDVGAVLLVDMAHFAGLVAGGVYPSPVPFADVVTSTTHKTLRGPRGGFVLTNDAEIAKKINSATFPGLQGGPLMHVIAAKAVAFGEALQPSFKTYTQAVVENCRVLAQALSDGGLKITSGGTDCHLAVVDLRPFGATGNVAEKALESVGITLNKNAIPNDPEKPMVTSGIRVGTAAGTSRGFGVDEYREIAALILDTLHAVRAGTLDADRQGINARVRQLVARFPLPY from the coding sequence ATGGCCACATCTCGAGCGCCGCACGCAGTTCAGAAGATCGAAAACGCAGGCGTGAGCGCTGCCGGTTTGTCGCTCGCCGATGACGCCGTTGCTGTTGCGATCGCCAATGAGAAGATTCGCCAGCGCGAGTCCATCGAACTGATCGCCTCGGAGAATTTCGTGAGCCAGGCGGTTCTCGATGCGCAGGGCTCCGTTCTCACCAACAAATATGCCGAAGGCTATCCGCACCGCCGCTACTATGGCGGCTGCGTGAATGTGGATGTTGTCGAGGATTTGGCGATTGCGCGCGTGAACCAGCTTTTCGGCAGCGCTCACGCCAACGTCCAGCCGCATTCGGGCAGCCAGGCCAATCAGGCGGTGTTTCTGGCGCTCCTTACGCCCGGTGATACGATCCTCGGTCTGGATTTGAAGGCCGGCGGACACCTGACCCATGGTGCTCCGGTCAACATGTCCGGCCGCTGGTTCAATGTTGTCAGCTATGGCGTCGATCCGGAGACTCATCGCATCGACATGGATCAGGTGGCCGCGCTTGCGCACCAACACCGGCCCAAGCTCCTGATTGCCGGCGGCTCGGCCTATCCCCGCGTCATGGACTTTGCGCGCTTCCGCCAGATCGCTGATGATGTTGGGGCGGTCCTGCTCGTCGACATGGCGCATTTTGCGGGGCTCGTGGCTGGCGGCGTCTATCCGTCGCCGGTTCCCTTTGCCGATGTCGTCACCTCGACCACGCATAAGACGCTGCGCGGGCCTCGCGGCGGCTTCGTTCTGACCAATGATGCCGAGATCGCGAAGAAGATCAATTCCGCGACGTTCCCCGGCCTTCAGGGCGGACCGCTCATGCATGTCATCGCCGCGAAGGCGGTGGCATTCGGCGAAGCGCTGCAACCGTCATTCAAGACTTATACGCAAGCTGTGGTCGAGAATTGTCGTGTGCTGGCGCAGGCTCTTTCCGATGGCGGTCTGAAGATCACTTCCGGCGGCACGGATTGCCATCTGGCCGTCGTCGATCTGCGTCCCTTCGGCGCGACCGGCAATGTCGCTGAGAAGGCTTTGGAGTCGGTGGGCATCACGCTCAACAAGAATGCGATCCCGAACGATCCGGAAAAGCCCATGGTGACGTCCGGCATCCGCGTCGGGACGGCCGCAGGCACGTCTCGCGGCTTCGGGGTGGACGAATATCGTGAGATCGCCGCGCTCATTCTCGATACGCTCCATGCCGTCCGCGCCGGGACGCTCGATGCGGATCGGCAAGGGATCAACGCGCGCGTGCGCCAGCTCGTCGCGCGCTTTCCGCTGCCTTACTGA